The nucleotide window GTAAGCGGAATCGTCATTCTTGGAACGGGACTTGCCTACATCCGACCGCGCCGCATAGCGCAGGATCAATGCCATTGCTATGGCCTCAATTCAATGACCGTCTTACCGATCCGGATGGGTGCACCGGGCTCAACCGGCAGGGCGCGCGTGAGCTGCGTGTCCCCCAAGTAGGTTCCGTTGGTGGAACCCAAATCCTCAATGAACCAGCGGCTGCCCTGCGGGAACAGCCTGGCATGGCGGCCGGACGCATAATCGTCTTCGAGCACGAGCGTTGCTTCCTGCGCCCTGCCCAGCAGGATCGGGCTGGCGGCGAGGTCAAGCGTCTTGCCCGCCAACGGGCCTTCGACGACGATCAATTTGCGTGCCTGAACGCGCGGCGGTGCGGCGTGCTGCTCGGCCAGATCCGGGTTCTTGCGCACCTGTCGCGCCGTCGGGGCGCCGGTCTTGTCCTTTTTGCCGATCATCAGGTCCCGGCGAAGTGCGGAGATGATGCTGATGATGAGGAGCCAGAGCAAGATCAGGAACCCGAAGCGCAGGGCGGTTACTACCAGATCGTCCATCAGGCGCCGCCGCCCCGTGCTGGCAGCAGACGGAAGGTAATGCGGGTGCGGCCCATAGTAATCACGGTCCCGTCAGTCAGGTCCTCCTGGCCATGGATGCGCTGGCCGTTAACGAAGCTGCCGTTGGTGGAGCCGAGATCCACGGCAGTGGCGGATCCACCTTCCGTACGGATTTCAAGGTGTTTGCGGGAGACTCCCGTGTCATCGATGAGGATGTCCGCTTCGGATGACCGGCCGAGAACGATGGAGGGCGCGTTCAGCGAATAGCGCTGGCCTTCGATCTCCAGGACAGGCTGAAGTCTGGTGGGTTGGCGGGCAGGTGCCGCCGGTGCGGCCGGCCTGCGCTGCTGGGAGGCCGGCGCAGCTCCGGACTTTTCCGCTGACGAGTCGATTTCAAAATCCCCGGGCTTGAGTTCGTCGTCATGATTGAAGGACACGCGTACCGCACCTTGCAGTGTGTACTTCTGGCTGTTCACGTGGTTGATCACCACATCGCACAGTTCTTCTGCCAGGGTGGAACCCCATTGCTGGGCCATCGCATAATCCGAACCGCTGAGCCGGATCTCGAACACATTGGGGGCAAGCGTGCGTCCCTGGGCCAGGGTGATGGAGCGGTTGTCGAGCTCGCGGCGCAGGCGGCTCGCGATTTCCACCGGCTGGACCTGGCCTTTTCCGCCCACCGAGAAGGCACCGCGGACCATCTTTTCGATGCCGCGTTCAACGTTATCCAGTAAGCCCACTGGCTGCCTCCTCTCCTAGGTATAGCGGTCTGCGCATGCCGCGAGGGCACGCCCGTAGGACGATTATCCACTTCGATACTACTTGCGACTGGTCCAAAAGGCTTTAACGCTAACGTTTCCCCGCCACCGAAAGTTGCCGCGCAGTGGCGAAGGTCACCTTGTGCACTCCTACCCCTTTTTCCGTCTTCGGCAGTGTTCCAGAGCGAGCGGCCGCGTTCAACTCGAGGCATGTTCCGCTGCCGTCCTCGCCCGAAGCCTTGTGTTTCCGCAGATGCAAGGGTGCACATGCTGTGCTTGCGGGCAGCGAGGCACCCCTTGGAACCCCCCGCTTTCGGCGGGTGAAACCGCCGATTGGGAATTTCGGCAGGTTTCAGGCTAGTATTGATCTCGCTGTTCTTGCAGGAAACGATCTGCAAGGAAGTTGCGCGCGAGTGGCGGAACGGCAGACGCGCTGGCTTCAGGTGCCAGTGTCCGAAAGGGCGTGGGGGTTCAAATCCCCCCTCGCGCACGCAGAACATCAGCCCCGGTCTTCGGACCGGGGCTGATGTGTTTAACCCGTGCCCCGTATTGGCCCTCCCGTGCCTTCCCCGTGACGCTGCGGCCGGGGTAGTCTTCACGGCATGCGTATCAAAATGTGCAGCATCCATGTCCAGAACCCCGCCGAGGCGTTCAAGTTCTACACCGAAATATTGGGTTTCGAAGAACTCATGGCGATGCCGGAGCACCAGTTATTCATCGTCAAGTCGCCGGACGAGGGACAGGGCACCGGCCTCCTCTTGGAACCGAGCGACAATCCTATTGGCGAGGCCTACATGAAGGGCGTTTACGACGCCGGCATGGCCGCCATTGTTTTCGGCGTTCCCAATGTGCAGGCGGAATACGAGCGGCTCGCGGCCAAGGGTGTGAAGTTCACCGGCGAACCGGAGTCGGATCCCAGCGGTTCTATGTCGGCTGTCTTCGACGACACCTGCGGAAACCTGATCCAGCTCCACCAAGACTGACAGCTGTCCGCCGCACCCTCCGTCCGCGGCGGCGCCGGCAGCCGGACGGAGGGGGGTCGGTACAGGCTACTTGGCTCTTTTGGCCTCGTCCTTCTTGGCCTCGTCCCTGAGGCGCAGTTCCTCGGCGCGGACGGCGGCGAACGACGCACGTTCGGAGACCAGCCACTGCGGCGGGTTCTGCAGCAGCTCGGTGATTTCCGCCGTCGTTAGCGGTTCGGTGACCCCGCCACGGGCGAGGCCGCTGATGGACACATTGAGTTTCCGGGCCACCTCGGGGCGGGGATGCGGACCGTTGCGGCGCAGTTCCTCGAGCCACTGCGGCGGATTGGACTGCAGTTCGCTGAACTGTTCGCGCGACACCGGGTTGTCCTGGAATTCCTGCGGGGCGGCCGGGAGGTAAATGCCCAGCTTCTTCGCTGCCGTGGCAGGTTTCATGGACTGGGAGGATTTCGCGCTTGTCATGGCTCAAGCGTAACTGTCTTGGGCTAAGGTGTTGAAGAGCTTGGTGCGGGCCCTCGCTGGGACTGCCTGCGCGGTCGGCGCCGGAAGAGACTAAACGTCGGGACAGGCCGGCCAGAAGGAGCCGCATGGATGCACAAGTACCGCCGCTGTCGGCCTTGAGGATCGCGATCGTGCCCGGCGTGACGCCGGGGAAATGGGTCCGGCGCTGGGAAGAACGCGTCCCGGACGTCCCGCTTACCGTATCCGCCTGTGATGAAACCGAGCAGACCGCCGTTCTGTGGGACGGCCGGGCGGATCTGAGTTTTGTGCGCTTGCCGGTGGATCGTGAGGGCCTGAGCGTCATCCCCTTATATACAGAGGTACCGGTGGTGGTCGCGCCGAAAGACCACGACATAGAGCTTTACGACGACGACGTGCCGCTGGCCGAGCTGGACGGCCAGAACCTCCTGGACCCGGTTGAAATGGGCGGAGCCAAGACCGGCGTGGAAGTGGTGGCCTCCGGAGCCGGACTGATGATCCTGCCGATGTCCGTGGCGCGGCTGCACCACCGCAAAGACGTGGTCTACAAGCCCCTGTCGGGCGCCCCCGAAACGCAGATCGGGGTGGCATGGATTACCGATAAGACCAACGAAACCATCGAAGAATTCATCGGGATTGTCCGCGGCCGCACCGCCAACAGCTCCCGGCAGCCCTCGGCCCAACAGGAGGCCGGACAAAAGGACGCCACAGCCGGACGCAAGCCCGCCGGCGGAAGCGGCGGCACGGCCGGCCAGGCAAAGGGAGGCCAAACGGGGGGCAAGGCCAAGGCTGGCTCCGGAAAGGGCAGCTCCGGCAAGAGCGGCTTCGCCAAGGGCCGCCAGCCAAAAGGCGGCCCGGCGAAGGGCGGCAAGCCGCGGGGCAAGGGCCCGCGCAAGGGCGGCCGCTGACTCCTTGGAGCCGGGGCGCAGAAGCCGGCTGGCTTCGCATTAGGGTGGAGCTATGACTTCACCCGAGATCCCCGAACACCTTGACGACGCCGAGCTGGCCGCCTGGCTGGTGCGTTCCGCGGGCACGCTGGCGGCAGGAATGCGCGCCGCCGTGGTGACCTTCGAGGAAAAGACGAGCATTTCCGACGTCGTCACCGCAGCGGATCACGCGGCCGAGCAGCTGGTGGTGGAAACTTTGCGCCGTGTCCGTCCCGAGGACAGCATCCTCGGTGAGGAAGGCTCAAACCACACGGGCACTTCCGGCCGCACCTGGGTGATTGACCCGGTGGACGGGACCTACAACTTCTTTACCGGAGGCACCTACTGGTGTGCGGCCATCGCCCTCAAGAACGACGACGGCGGCCTGCTAGGTGCCATCTACCATCCCGCCGAGGACGCGCTGTGGATCGGCGGGGACGGCCTGCCGACCACCCGCAACGGCGTTCGGACCGGGGAAGCCACGAGTACACCGTTGGACCAGAGCTGCGCGTCCGCGTACCTCCACCACACCTACCTCCGCGATCCTGCCGCGGCGGAGCCGTACATGGCAGCCGTGCTGGGAGCGGCAACGTACCGTACCTGGGGGTCGGCGTCCTGTGAGCTGGCGGCAACTTCGGCCGGCATCTTCGGCGTCTGGTTCCAGCAGGGCCTGCCGGAATGGGACTGGCTCCCGGGCAAAGCCCTCGTGGAAGCGGCAGGCGGGGACACCGCCGTCGTGCAATTAAATGGTTACCGCTGGTATGTCGCTGGCGGAAAAGCGCAGGTGGCGGACGCCGTCGCGCTGTTGCAGAGCCGGGCTTAGCCCGAAAGGATCCGGAAGGGAAAGTCCATGGAGAAGACGTACGAAACCATCCAGCTGGAATGCCTCGGCGAGCTGGCCACCGTGGTGATCAACCGGCCCGAGGCGCTCAATGCGCTGAGCACGCAGGTGGTGGCCGACCTGACGCAGTTCGTGGCGGATGTGCAGTCGCCCGAAGGGGCCGAAGTGCGCAGCATCCTGATCACGGGGTCGGGCGAGAAGGCCTTCGCGGCAGGTGCGGATATCCGGCAGATGGCCGACATGACCCCTGCTCAAGCCCGGGACTACAGCGCCAGCATGCAACAACTGACACGTTCCCTTGAAGAACTGGCGATTCCCGTGATGGCGTGCGTGAATGGTTTCGCCCTCGGCGGCGGACTGGAGCTGGCCATGGGCTGCGACTTCATTTACGCCACGACCAATGCCAAGTTCGGCCAACCCGAAGTGAACCTGGGCCTGATCCCCGGCTTCGGCGCCACCGTGCGCCTGCCTCACCTGGTGGGACTGGCCCGTGCCAAGGAGCTGATCTACACCGGGCGGACCATCGGAGCGGAGGAGGCCTACCGGATCGGATTGGTCAACGCGGTGTTCGACAGCAAGGACGATATGCTCGACGCCGCCGCGGCCACCTGCCGCGAGATCGCCGGAAAGTCTCCGGCCGCCGTCGCCAACGCCAAACGCACCGTG belongs to Arthrobacter crystallopoietes and includes:
- a CDS encoding FhaA domain-containing protein → MGLLDNVERGIEKMVRGAFSVGGKGQVQPVEIASRLRRELDNRSITLAQGRTLAPNVFEIRLSGSDYAMAQQWGSTLAEELCDVVINHVNSQKYTLQGAVRVSFNHDDELKPGDFEIDSSAEKSGAAPASQQRRPAAPAAPARQPTRLQPVLEIEGQRYSLNAPSIVLGRSSEADILIDDTGVSRKHLEIRTEGGSATAVDLGSTNGSFVNGQRIHGQEDLTDGTVITMGRTRITFRLLPARGGGA
- a CDS encoding DUF5997 family protein — its product is MTSAKSSQSMKPATAAKKLGIYLPAAPQEFQDNPVSREQFSELQSNPPQWLEELRRNGPHPRPEVARKLNVSISGLARGGVTEPLTTAEITELLQNPPQWLVSERASFAAVRAEELRLRDEAKKDEAKRAK
- a CDS encoding VOC family protein; the encoded protein is MRIKMCSIHVQNPAEAFKFYTEILGFEELMAMPEHQLFIVKSPDEGQGTGLLLEPSDNPIGEAYMKGVYDAGMAAIVFGVPNVQAEYERLAAKGVKFTGEPESDPSGSMSAVFDDTCGNLIQLHQD
- a CDS encoding FHA domain-containing protein FhaB/FipA; its protein translation is MDDLVVTALRFGFLILLWLLIISIISALRRDLMIGKKDKTGAPTARQVRKNPDLAEQHAAPPRVQARKLIVVEGPLAGKTLDLAASPILLGRAQEATLVLEDDYASGRHARLFPQGSRWFIEDLGSTNGTYLGDTQLTRALPVEPGAPIRIGKTVIELRP
- a CDS encoding LysR family substrate-binding domain-containing protein gives rise to the protein MDAQVPPLSALRIAIVPGVTPGKWVRRWEERVPDVPLTVSACDETEQTAVLWDGRADLSFVRLPVDREGLSVIPLYTEVPVVVAPKDHDIELYDDDVPLAELDGQNLLDPVEMGGAKTGVEVVASGAGLMILPMSVARLHHRKDVVYKPLSGAPETQIGVAWITDKTNETIEEFIGIVRGRTANSSRQPSAQQEAGQKDATAGRKPAGGSGGTAGQAKGGQTGGKAKAGSGKGSSGKSGFAKGRQPKGGPAKGGKPRGKGPRKGGR
- a CDS encoding enoyl-CoA hydratase/isomerase family protein, with product MEKTYETIQLECLGELATVVINRPEALNALSTQVVADLTQFVADVQSPEGAEVRSILITGSGEKAFAAGADIRQMADMTPAQARDYSASMQQLTRSLEELAIPVMACVNGFALGGGLELAMGCDFIYATTNAKFGQPEVNLGLIPGFGATVRLPHLVGLARAKELIYTGRTIGAEEAYRIGLVNAVFDSKDDMLDAAAATCREIAGKSPAAVANAKRTVDAAAGLPTAEGLLVERKAFGAAFATEDARIGTKAFLAKEKPEFTGK
- a CDS encoding inositol monophosphatase family protein; the encoded protein is MTSPEIPEHLDDAELAAWLVRSAGTLAAGMRAAVVTFEEKTSISDVVTAADHAAEQLVVETLRRVRPEDSILGEEGSNHTGTSGRTWVIDPVDGTYNFFTGGTYWCAAIALKNDDGGLLGAIYHPAEDALWIGGDGLPTTRNGVRTGEATSTPLDQSCASAYLHHTYLRDPAAAEPYMAAVLGAATYRTWGSASCELAATSAGIFGVWFQQGLPEWDWLPGKALVEAAGGDTAVVQLNGYRWYVAGGKAQVADAVALLQSRA